In Streptomyces sp. NBC_00433, a single genomic region encodes these proteins:
- a CDS encoding malonic semialdehyde reductase: MPLALDPAAQDLLFREARTANTFTAEPVTDEQVQAIYDLVKYGPTAFNQQPLRVVLVRSAEGRERLVRHMGEGNRPKTSTAPLVAILAADNEFHEELPVQFPVFPQAKDVIFAERPTREKSAALNAALQAGYFIIGVRAAGLAAGPMTGFDADGINKEFFPDGEHSVLAVVNIGKPGEDAWFPRNPRLSYDEVVTTV, translated from the coding sequence ATGCCGCTCGCACTCGACCCCGCCGCCCAGGACCTCCTCTTCCGCGAGGCCCGCACCGCGAACACCTTCACCGCGGAGCCGGTGACCGATGAGCAGGTCCAGGCGATCTACGACCTGGTCAAGTACGGCCCCACCGCCTTCAACCAGCAGCCGCTGCGCGTGGTCCTGGTCCGCTCCGCCGAGGGCCGCGAGCGCCTGGTGCGGCACATGGGCGAGGGCAACCGCCCGAAGACCTCCACCGCCCCGCTGGTGGCCATCCTCGCCGCGGACAACGAATTCCACGAGGAACTGCCCGTCCAGTTCCCGGTCTTCCCGCAGGCCAAGGACGTCATCTTCGCCGAGCGCCCGACGCGCGAGAAGTCCGCCGCGCTCAACGCCGCCCTCCAGGCCGGCTACTTCATCATCGGCGTGCGCGCCGCCGGCCTCGCCGCGGGCCCGATGACCGGCTTCGACGCCGACGGCATCAACAAGGAGTTCTTCCCCGACGGCGAGCACTCGGTGCTGGCCGTGGTCAACATCGGCAAGCCCGGCGAGGACGCCTGGTTCCCGCGCAACCCGCGGCTGTCCTACGACGAGGTCGTCACGACCGTCTGA
- the glpX gene encoding class II fructose-bisphosphatase, with the protein MTEQHLPPALEVSPEAPDRNLALELVRVTEAAAMAAGRWVGRGDKNGADGAAVKAMRTLVHTVSMNGVVVIGEGEKDEAPMLFNGERIGDGTGPECDVAVDPVDGTTLTAKGMPNAVSVLAVADRGTMFDPSAVFYMDKLVAGPEAAEFVDITAPPSVNIRRVAKAKGNAPEDVTVVVLDRPRHDGIVREIRETGARIKFIADGDVAGAIMAVREGTGVDLLLGIGGTPEGIIAACAVTCLGGTIQGRLWPKDDAERQRALDAGHDLDKVLTTKDLVSGDNVFFVATGVTDGELLRGVRYRRETATTSSLVMRSKSGTIRQIDSEHRLSKLRAYSAVNFDRAH; encoded by the coding sequence ATGACCGAACAACACCTGCCCCCCGCGCTCGAAGTGAGTCCCGAGGCACCCGACCGCAACCTCGCCCTCGAACTGGTCCGCGTCACCGAGGCCGCCGCGATGGCCGCCGGGCGGTGGGTCGGCCGCGGCGACAAGAACGGAGCCGACGGCGCCGCCGTCAAGGCGATGCGGACCCTGGTGCACACCGTGTCGATGAACGGCGTCGTGGTGATCGGCGAAGGCGAGAAGGACGAAGCGCCGATGCTCTTCAACGGCGAGCGGATCGGCGACGGCACCGGGCCCGAGTGCGATGTCGCCGTCGACCCGGTCGACGGCACGACGCTGACCGCCAAGGGCATGCCCAACGCCGTCTCGGTGCTCGCGGTCGCCGACCGCGGCACGATGTTCGACCCGTCGGCGGTCTTCTACATGGACAAGCTGGTGGCCGGCCCCGAGGCCGCGGAATTCGTCGACATCACCGCGCCGCCCTCGGTGAACATCCGCCGGGTCGCCAAGGCCAAGGGCAACGCGCCCGAGGACGTCACGGTCGTGGTGCTCGACCGGCCGCGGCACGACGGCATCGTGCGGGAGATCAGGGAGACCGGCGCCCGGATCAAATTCATCGCCGACGGCGACGTGGCCGGCGCGATCATGGCCGTACGCGAAGGGACCGGCGTCGACCTGCTGCTCGGCATCGGCGGCACGCCCGAGGGAATCATCGCGGCCTGCGCGGTGACATGTCTGGGCGGCACGATCCAGGGCAGGCTGTGGCCGAAGGACGACGCGGAACGGCAGCGGGCACTGGACGCCGGGCACGACCTGGACAAGGTGCTCACGACCAAGGACCTGGTCAGCGGTGACAACGTCTTCTTCGTGGCGACCGGCGTCACCGACGGCGAACTGCTGCGCGGGGTGCGCTACCGGCGGGAGACGGCGACGACCTCGTCACTGGTGATGCGGTCCAAGTCCGGCACGATCCGGCAGATCGACTCCGAGCACCGGCTGTCCAAGCTGCGGGCGTACAGCGCGGTCAACTTCGACCGGGCGCACTGA
- a CDS encoding DUF1707 domain-containing protein, translated as MDESQLQKPAQQPVEPAQRPVETAVAAPPARSAPAAEADLRASDADRDRIADILREALAEGRLDSSEHSERLDRVYAAKTLGELEPLVRDLPVGRTSSAAAGPASRGYAGDGSGENPNLVGILGGAERKGRWRVGHKITAVAILGGVEIDLSEATFTAPELVIHCTAVMGGVSIKLPENVTLRGGGVIGIMGGSDVKAYESTDPGAPVVRIDGVAFWGGVEAKAKRGKKIKDWTKK; from the coding sequence GTGGATGAATCGCAGCTCCAGAAGCCCGCGCAGCAGCCCGTAGAGCCCGCGCAGCGCCCGGTGGAGACGGCCGTCGCGGCCCCGCCCGCCCGGTCCGCGCCGGCCGCGGAGGCCGACCTGCGCGCCTCGGACGCCGACCGGGACCGGATCGCCGACATCCTGCGCGAGGCGCTGGCCGAGGGCCGGCTGGACTCGTCCGAGCACTCCGAGCGGCTCGACCGGGTCTACGCGGCCAAGACGCTGGGTGAGCTGGAGCCGCTGGTGCGCGACCTGCCGGTCGGGCGTACGTCGTCCGCCGCGGCGGGCCCCGCCTCCCGTGGCTACGCAGGCGACGGCAGCGGCGAGAACCCGAACCTGGTCGGCATCCTCGGCGGCGCCGAGCGCAAGGGCCGCTGGCGCGTCGGGCACAAGATCACCGCGGTGGCGATCCTGGGCGGCGTCGAGATCGACCTGTCGGAGGCCACCTTCACCGCGCCGGAGCTGGTCATCCACTGCACCGCGGTGATGGGCGGCGTGAGCATCAAGCTGCCGGAGAACGTGACGCTGCGCGGCGGCGGCGTGATCGGCATCATGGGCGGCTCCGACGTCAAGGCCTACGAGTCCACCGACCCCGGCGCCCCGGTCGTCCGCATCGACGGAGTGGCCTTCTGGGGCGGCGTCGAGGCGAAGGCGAAGCGCGGCAAGAAGATCAAGGACTGGACGAAGAAGTAG
- a CDS encoding 4-hydroxy-3-methylbut-2-enyl diphosphate reductase, with translation MDRMTTETSRRVLLAAPRGYCAGVDRAVITVEKALEQYGAPVYVRKQIVHNKYVVQTLEKKGAVFVDETAEVPEGAIVIFSAHGVAPVVHEEAGQRRLASIDATCPLVTKVHKEAVRYAKEDYDILLIGHEGHEEVVGTMGEAPERTHLVDGPKDVADLAVRDESKVVWLSQTTLSVDETMETVDALKERFPNLLSPPSDDICYATQNRQVAVKQISAESDLVIVVGSRNSSNSIRLVEVALQAGAGSSYLVDFADECEDGWLEGVATVGVTSGASVPEILVDQVLEWLAVRGFADVQVVTSAQESIQFSLPKELRRDLRAEAAAGESA, from the coding sequence ATGGACCGCATGACGACCGAAACCAGCCGCCGTGTCCTGCTCGCCGCCCCCCGCGGGTATTGCGCAGGCGTGGACCGCGCGGTGATCACCGTCGAGAAGGCGCTGGAGCAGTACGGCGCCCCGGTCTACGTGCGCAAGCAGATCGTGCACAACAAATACGTCGTGCAGACCCTGGAGAAGAAGGGCGCCGTCTTCGTCGACGAGACGGCCGAAGTGCCTGAGGGCGCGATCGTGATCTTCTCCGCGCACGGCGTCGCCCCGGTCGTCCACGAGGAGGCCGGCCAGCGCAGGCTCGCCTCGATCGACGCCACGTGCCCGCTGGTGACCAAGGTCCACAAGGAGGCCGTCCGGTACGCCAAGGAGGACTACGACATCCTGCTCATCGGCCACGAGGGCCACGAGGAGGTCGTCGGCACGATGGGCGAGGCCCCCGAGCGCACCCACCTGGTCGACGGCCCCAAGGACGTCGCCGACCTGGCCGTGCGCGACGAGTCCAAGGTCGTGTGGCTGTCCCAGACGACGCTGTCGGTCGACGAGACGATGGAGACGGTCGACGCGCTCAAGGAGCGCTTCCCCAACCTGCTCTCGCCGCCCAGCGACGACATCTGCTATGCCACGCAGAACCGCCAGGTCGCGGTCAAGCAGATCTCCGCCGAGTCCGATCTGGTCATCGTCGTCGGCTCGCGCAACTCCTCCAACTCCATCCGGCTGGTCGAGGTCGCCCTGCAGGCCGGCGCCGGGTCGTCGTATCTGGTGGACTTCGCCGACGAGTGCGAGGACGGGTGGCTGGAAGGCGTCGCGACCGTCGGCGTCACCTCGGGCGCCTCGGTCCCGGAGATCCTGGTCGACCAGGTGCTGGAGTGGCTGGCGGTGCGAGGGTTCGCGGATGTCCAGGTCGTCACCTCGGCCCAGGAGTCCATCCAGTTCTCGCTGCCCAAGGAACTGCGCCGGGACCTGCGTGCGGAGGCGGCTGCGGGGGAATCCGCATAG
- a CDS encoding ROK family protein — protein sequence MNVFGVDIGGTGIKGAPVDLDKGDLSDERYKVLTPQPATPAAVIEGVHEVVTHFGWSGPLGVTFPGVVMDGVTRTAANVDAGWIGVDARKALSERLGLPVVMLNDADAAGVAEMTFGAGRGRGGTVVVLTLGTGIGSAVFVDGRLLPNTELGHLELHGHDAEKRASVKARDDEDLSWEHWAHRLRKYLTHVEMLFSPDLFVLGGGVSRKADKFLPYLHGHGLSAEIVPAELQNNAGIVGAAMAAAKL from the coding sequence ATGAACGTGTTCGGTGTGGACATAGGCGGTACGGGGATCAAGGGCGCCCCCGTCGACCTCGACAAGGGCGACCTGTCCGACGAGCGCTACAAAGTGCTGACCCCGCAGCCGGCGACCCCGGCCGCGGTGATCGAGGGCGTCCACGAGGTCGTCACGCACTTCGGCTGGTCCGGGCCGCTCGGCGTCACCTTCCCCGGGGTCGTCATGGACGGCGTCACCAGGACCGCGGCCAACGTGGACGCCGGCTGGATAGGCGTGGACGCCCGCAAGGCGCTCAGCGAGCGCCTCGGCCTCCCCGTGGTGATGCTCAACGACGCGGACGCGGCAGGCGTCGCCGAGATGACCTTCGGCGCCGGGCGCGGCCGCGGCGGCACGGTCGTCGTCCTGACGCTCGGCACGGGCATCGGCAGCGCCGTCTTCGTCGACGGCCGCCTGCTGCCCAACACCGAACTGGGCCATCTGGAGCTGCACGGCCACGACGCGGAGAAGCGCGCGTCGGTCAAGGCCCGTGACGACGAGGACCTGAGCTGGGAGCACTGGGCGCACCGGCTGCGCAAATACCTGACGCATGTCGAGATGCTGTTCTCGCCGGACCTCTTCGTGCTGGGCGGTGGTGTCAGCCGCAAGGCTGACAAGTTCCTGCCGTATCTTCACGGCCACGGCCTCAGCGCGGAGATCGTCCCCGCCGAGTTGCAGAACAACGCCGGGATCGTCGGCGCCGCGATGGCTGCCGCAAAGCTCTGA
- a CDS encoding L,D-transpeptidase — protein sequence MKRASRIISVAALVAAIAAGVGGCGGNSPSAAHPAATKASTGPAPTPSQQTKSPTPQRPKMLLDTIEPQSGTTVGVAMPISVTFTKAVAVSARADIEKHLKLTTSTPVTGAWHWFSSQRVDFRPKAYWPTGTKVSLDAQFTGVGDGNGRYGVRSYVHSFTVGSDDEVHIYADQHLMKVYHDGAVTKTFPIDAGSAKYPSWTGTMAVMGKARKVLMDSCSVHIACDKSDPDYYHDYYPFAVELTTSGTYVHYSDGDPQPGHSAGSHGCVHLSMANAQWFYAFARQGDPVTITGSASPPAPADNGYADYDVTNWNTWISPKASALGQLTTPTTI from the coding sequence GTGAAGCGAGCGAGCAGGATCATCAGTGTGGCTGCGCTGGTGGCAGCGATAGCGGCGGGTGTGGGCGGCTGCGGTGGCAACTCACCCTCGGCGGCCCACCCTGCAGCGACGAAGGCGAGCACCGGCCCCGCGCCGACGCCTTCGCAGCAGACGAAGTCACCGACGCCTCAGCGGCCGAAGATGCTGCTCGACACCATCGAACCGCAGAGCGGTACGACCGTGGGGGTGGCGATGCCCATCTCCGTCACCTTCACCAAGGCGGTGGCCGTCTCGGCCCGCGCGGACATCGAGAAGCACCTGAAACTGACCACCTCGACCCCGGTGACCGGCGCTTGGCACTGGTTCAGCTCCCAGCGGGTGGACTTCCGCCCCAAGGCGTACTGGCCCACCGGGACGAAGGTCTCCCTCGACGCGCAATTCACCGGGGTGGGCGACGGGAACGGGCGCTACGGAGTCCGCTCCTACGTGCACTCCTTCACCGTCGGCTCGGACGACGAGGTGCACATCTACGCGGACCAGCACCTGATGAAGGTGTATCACGACGGCGCGGTGACCAAGACTTTCCCGATAGACGCCGGCAGCGCGAAGTACCCCTCGTGGACCGGGACGATGGCGGTCATGGGCAAGGCCCGTAAGGTGCTCATGGACTCATGCAGCGTCCACATAGCCTGCGACAAGAGCGATCCGGATTATTACCACGACTACTACCCGTTCGCCGTGGAACTGACGACCTCCGGAACGTACGTGCACTACTCCGACGGCGACCCGCAGCCCGGCCACAGCGCCGGCTCGCACGGCTGCGTCCACCTGTCGATGGCCAACGCGCAATGGTTCTACGCCTTCGCCCGCCAAGGAGACCCCGTCACCATCACCGGCTCCGCCAGCCCCCCCGCCCCGGCGGACAACGGCTACGCCGACTACGACGTGACCAACTGGAACACCTGGATCTCCCCCAAGGCCAGCGCCCTCGGCCAGCTCACCACCCCGACCACCATCTGA
- a CDS encoding DUF4245 domain-containing protein — MGDDRGVAADKRGNKTVRDLVLSLVVLSAVVAVIYIFVPHDSKADPVKPISYSVELGQARRDAPFKVAGPEGLSALWRATSVTYDGADPHKTSWHIGFVDPEQQYVAIEQSNGDPAAFISEVTLGAHRDGTRTVSAGGQVWEHWTGKRYTALVREETGVTTIVLGTGPEGQLTQMAAALRERGGQ, encoded by the coding sequence ATGGGGGACGATAGGGGCGTGGCAGCAGACAAGCGTGGCAACAAGACGGTGCGGGACCTGGTCCTGTCCCTGGTGGTATTGAGCGCCGTCGTCGCCGTCATCTACATCTTCGTCCCGCACGACTCCAAGGCCGACCCGGTCAAGCCGATCAGCTACTCGGTGGAGTTGGGCCAGGCCCGGCGCGACGCGCCCTTCAAGGTGGCCGGCCCCGAGGGGCTCAGCGCCCTGTGGCGGGCCACCTCGGTCACCTACGACGGGGCCGACCCGCACAAGACCAGCTGGCACATCGGCTTCGTGGACCCCGAGCAGCAGTACGTCGCCATCGAGCAGAGCAACGGCGACCCGGCCGCCTTCATCTCCGAGGTGACCCTGGGCGCGCACCGGGACGGTACGCGCACGGTCAGCGCCGGCGGCCAGGTCTGGGAGCACTGGACCGGCAAGCGCTACACCGCGCTGGTGCGCGAGGAGACCGGTGTGACCACGATCGTGCTCGGCACCGGCCCGGAGGGCCAGCTCACGCAGATGGCCGCCGCGCTCCGGGAGCGCGGCGGCCAGTAG
- the xseA gene encoding exodeoxyribonuclease VII large subunit, with protein sequence MALSTSADTPIPVGEVSRLIGGWIDRLGAVWVEGQITQLSRRPGAGVVFLTLRDPSHDVSLSVTCFRGVFDQVADVVGEGARVVLHAKPEWYGPRGSLSLRAVEIRPVGVGELLVRLERLKKQLAGEGLFALDRKRPLPFLPQLIGLVTGRASAAERDVRENARLRWPAVRFEVRNVPVQGANAVPRVIEAVRELDAHPEVDVIIVARGGGSVEDLLPFSDEQLVRAVADCVTPVVSAIGHEPDSPLLDLVADLRASTPTDAAKRVVPDVREELAKVRLVSDRALRVIRGLLDREERGLDAALSRPSMAAPHRMIDERAAEVADRLDRGRRSLRHALDRADADLAHTLARVVALSPAATLRRGYAVLQRADGAAVRDPAEVAAGEELRARVAAGDFTVRVAGDGGSAGA encoded by the coding sequence ATGGCTCTCAGCACCTCGGCGGACACGCCGATCCCGGTCGGCGAGGTGTCCCGGCTGATCGGCGGATGGATCGACCGGCTCGGCGCGGTGTGGGTCGAGGGGCAGATCACCCAGCTGTCCCGGCGGCCCGGCGCGGGCGTGGTCTTCCTGACGCTGCGCGACCCCTCCCATGACGTCTCGCTCAGCGTGACGTGCTTCCGCGGCGTCTTCGACCAGGTCGCGGACGTGGTCGGCGAGGGCGCGCGGGTGGTGCTGCACGCGAAGCCGGAGTGGTACGGCCCGCGTGGCAGCCTGTCGCTGCGCGCGGTGGAGATCCGCCCGGTGGGCGTCGGCGAACTGCTGGTGCGGCTGGAGCGGCTGAAGAAGCAGCTGGCCGGCGAGGGGCTCTTCGCGCTGGACCGCAAGCGCCCGCTGCCCTTCCTGCCGCAGCTGATCGGCCTGGTCACCGGGCGCGCGTCGGCGGCCGAGCGGGACGTACGGGAGAATGCCCGGCTGCGCTGGCCCGCGGTGCGCTTCGAGGTGCGCAATGTCCCGGTGCAGGGGGCGAACGCGGTGCCGCGGGTCATCGAGGCGGTGCGGGAGCTGGACGCGCACCCGGAGGTCGACGTCATCATCGTGGCGCGCGGCGGCGGCAGCGTCGAGGACCTGCTGCCCTTCTCCGACGAGCAGCTGGTGCGTGCGGTCGCGGACTGCGTCACCCCGGTCGTCTCGGCGATCGGGCACGAGCCGGACTCGCCGCTGCTGGACCTGGTCGCGGACCTGCGCGCGTCCACCCCGACGGACGCCGCCAAGCGCGTCGTGCCCGATGTGCGCGAGGAGCTGGCCAAGGTGCGGCTGGTCAGCGACCGGGCGCTGCGGGTGATCCGCGGGCTGCTCGACCGGGAGGAGCGCGGCCTCGACGCGGCGCTGAGCCGGCCGTCGATGGCGGCGCCGCACCGGATGATCGACGAGCGGGCCGCGGAGGTGGCCGACCGCCTCGACCGGGGCCGCCGCTCGCTGCGGCACGCGCTGGACAGGGCGGACGCCGACCTGGCGCACACCCTGGCCCGGGTGGTGGCGCTGTCCCCTGCGGCGACGCTGCGGCGCGGCTATGCGGTGCTCCAGCGGGCGGACGGCGCCGCGGTGCGCGACCCGGCCGAGGTCGCGGCGGGCGAGGAGCTGCGGGCGCGGGTGGCGGCGGGCGACTTCACGGTACGGGTGGCCGGCGACGGGGGATCCGCGGGAGCGTGA
- a CDS encoding DNA-binding protein has translation MPGTLLLDSEGLSKLYRKDRTVVALVQAASEEEIRVATSAMTILEADYDRVHPARITWVLSRVDVHDITKEVTVQAAALLRTHNLHGHKYAIDAAFAVIARIVARPCTVLTSDPEDLTLLCGPTVEVHKV, from the coding sequence ATGCCCGGCACCCTCCTGCTCGACAGCGAAGGCCTCTCCAAGCTGTACCGGAAGGACCGCACCGTCGTGGCCCTGGTCCAAGCGGCGTCGGAAGAGGAAATCCGCGTGGCCACCAGTGCCATGACCATCCTTGAGGCCGACTACGACCGGGTTCACCCTGCTCGCATCACCTGGGTCCTGTCCAGGGTCGACGTTCACGACATCACCAAGGAAGTCACCGTTCAGGCCGCGGCGCTCCTACGCACCCACAACCTTCACGGTCACAAGTACGCGATCGACGCCGCTTTCGCTGTCATCGCCCGCATCGTCGCCCGTCCTTGCACCGTTCTCACCTCCGACCCCGAGGACCTGACGCTCCTGTGCGGCCCCACCGTGGAAGTGCACAAGGTGTGA
- the ychF gene encoding redox-regulated ATPase YchF: MSLTIGIVGLPNVGKSTLFNALTKNDVLAANYPFATIEPNVGVVGVPDPRLDTLAGIFGSARVLPATVDFVDIAGIVRGASVGEGLGNKFLANIRESDAICQVIRAFKDENVVHVEGKVSPKDDIETINTELILADLQSVEKAIPRLTKEARLQKEKAAVLAATEAAQAILAAGDTLFSHGITKNTEQGALLHELHLLTTKPFLYVFNVDEDELTDEAFKDEQRALVAPAEAIFLNAKLESDLAELDDAEALELLQSVGQQEPGLATLARVGFETLGLQTYLTAGPKESRAWTIKRGATAPEAAGVIHTDFQKGFIKAEVISFADLVTTGSVAEARAKGKARMEGKDYVMQDGDVVEFRFNV; encoded by the coding sequence GTGTCGCTCACCATCGGAATCGTCGGTCTGCCGAATGTCGGCAAGTCGACGCTCTTCAACGCCCTGACCAAGAACGACGTGCTCGCGGCCAACTACCCGTTCGCCACGATCGAGCCCAACGTCGGCGTCGTGGGCGTCCCCGACCCCCGCCTGGACACGCTCGCCGGCATCTTCGGCTCGGCCCGCGTCCTGCCCGCCACCGTCGACTTCGTCGACATCGCCGGCATCGTCCGCGGCGCCTCCGTGGGCGAGGGACTCGGCAACAAGTTCCTCGCGAACATCCGCGAGTCCGACGCGATCTGCCAGGTCATCCGGGCCTTCAAGGACGAGAACGTCGTCCACGTCGAAGGCAAGGTCTCGCCCAAGGACGACATCGAGACCATCAACACCGAGCTGATCCTCGCCGACCTCCAGTCCGTCGAGAAGGCCATCCCGCGCCTGACGAAGGAAGCCCGGCTCCAGAAGGAGAAGGCCGCCGTCCTGGCCGCCACCGAGGCCGCGCAGGCCATCCTGGCCGCCGGCGACACCCTCTTCTCCCACGGCATCACCAAGAACACCGAACAGGGCGCCCTCCTCCACGAGCTGCACCTGCTCACCACCAAGCCCTTCCTCTACGTCTTCAACGTCGACGAGGACGAGCTGACCGACGAGGCCTTCAAGGACGAGCAGCGCGCCCTGGTCGCCCCCGCCGAGGCGATCTTCCTGAACGCCAAACTCGAATCCGACCTGGCGGAACTGGACGACGCGGAGGCCCTCGAACTCCTCCAGTCCGTCGGCCAGCAGGAACCCGGCCTGGCCACCCTCGCCCGCGTCGGCTTCGAGACCCTCGGCCTCCAGACCTACCTGACCGCCGGCCCGAAGGAATCCCGCGCCTGGACCATCAAGCGCGGCGCCACCGCCCCCGAGGCCGCGGGCGTCATCCACACCGACTTCCAAAAAGGCTTCATCAAGGCCGAGGTCATCTCCTTCGCCGACCTGGTCACCACCGGCTCCGTCGCCGAGGCCCGCGCCAAGGGCAAGGCCCGCATGGAGGGCAAGGACTACGTGATGCAGGACGGCGACGTGGTGGAATTCCGCTTCAACGTCTGA
- a CDS encoding WhiB family transcriptional regulator: MDPATPPGHPRDLGGPWHSEAACRSDEAGLFFAPSKEPTAARLAREEAAKRVCARCPVMLECREHALLQPEPYGVWGGMTAAERRVVLARRRRREVELQRPAAGIAVAG; this comes from the coding sequence ATGGATCCCGCCACTCCACCAGGTCATCCACGTGACTTGGGCGGTCCCTGGCACTCGGAGGCGGCATGCCGCAGTGACGAGGCGGGGCTGTTCTTCGCGCCGTCGAAGGAGCCCACCGCGGCTCGACTGGCCCGGGAGGAGGCGGCCAAGCGGGTCTGCGCCCGCTGCCCGGTGATGCTGGAATGCCGCGAGCACGCGCTGCTCCAGCCGGAGCCGTACGGCGTGTGGGGCGGCATGACCGCCGCGGAGCGCCGGGTCGTGCTGGCCCGCAGACGCCGCCGCGAGGTCGAACTCCAGCGCCCCGCAGCCGGTATAGCCGTCGCGGGCTGA
- a CDS encoding exodeoxyribonuclease VII small subunit, whose amino-acid sequence MAADQDTTTAALGYEQARDELIDVVRRLEAGGATLEESLALWERGEELAKVCRHWLEGARKRLNAALAAEEDEAAEAEGADGTDGGGDTAGA is encoded by the coding sequence ATGGCAGCAGACCAGGACACCACCACCGCCGCGCTGGGATACGAGCAGGCCCGCGACGAGCTGATCGACGTCGTGCGCCGGCTGGAGGCGGGCGGCGCCACGCTGGAGGAGTCGCTCGCCCTGTGGGAGCGCGGCGAGGAGCTGGCCAAGGTGTGCCGGCACTGGCTGGAGGGCGCCCGCAAGCGGCTGAACGCGGCGCTGGCGGCGGAGGAGGACGAGGCGGCCGAGGCGGAGGGTGCGGACGGGACGGACGGCGGCGGGGACACGGCCGGCGCGTGA